The Kitasatospora paranensis genome has a window encoding:
- a CDS encoding DUF4232 domain-containing protein, with protein sequence MKQRPATAVRAAAAVTAALTLTLGAVGCSSSGTAAAGAPAASPTVAGAAAPGAGTASASAAGRSDSAATAGASATATGPDRCHASELKADVQLQGTPGSAMVMLTNKGDRTCTVKGYLGYGGLLADNSRVDVATARVPRPGAPVTVTLKPGTTAFSGLKWTLCDKADATCQVLAGIVVTPPDETTQVTATVYGTDAKTVLQLPVAKAGLTVGTLQPSSQGVVLG encoded by the coding sequence ATGAAGCAGCGCCCGGCCACCGCGGTCCGAGCGGCGGCGGCCGTCACGGCCGCCCTGACGCTCACCCTCGGGGCCGTCGGCTGCAGCAGCAGCGGCACGGCGGCCGCGGGCGCCCCGGCCGCCTCGCCCACGGTGGCCGGGGCCGCGGCCCCGGGCGCGGGCACCGCGTCGGCCTCCGCCGCCGGTCGCTCGGACTCCGCCGCGACGGCCGGGGCGTCCGCCACGGCGACCGGCCCCGACCGCTGCCACGCCTCGGAGCTGAAGGCCGACGTCCAGCTCCAGGGCACGCCCGGCTCGGCCATGGTGATGCTCACCAACAAGGGCGACCGCACCTGCACGGTCAAGGGCTACCTCGGGTACGGCGGGTTGCTGGCCGACAACAGCCGGGTGGATGTCGCCACCGCCCGGGTGCCCAGGCCCGGCGCCCCGGTCACCGTCACCCTCAAGCCGGGCACCACGGCCTTCTCCGGGCTGAAGTGGACGCTCTGCGACAAGGCCGACGCCACCTGCCAGGTGCTGGCAGGCATCGTGGTGACCCCGCCGGACGAGACCACCCAGGTCACCGCCACGGTCTACGGCACGGACGCCAAGACCGTGCTGCAGCTGCCGGTCGCCAAGGCCGGCCTCACCGTGGGCACGCTCCAGCCCTCCTCGCAGGGCGTCGTGCTGGGCTGA
- a CDS encoding alanine racemase: MPDIDRAKVAELADERLDFRFKAVPAEAWGSTVAEYLAGGPVLDGLGTPLLTLDAGALEHNLRTMAAWCAQAGVDLAPHGKTSMAPALWQRHLDAGAVAITLANLPQVRVGRAFGLGRIHLANTLLDPAGLRWLAAELAADPAFRFACWADSVRTVELMSQALRGAPAPVDVCVELGAAGGRTGCRTLPEAVEVARAVHAAPGLRLSGVSGYEGPVGPDSSPGSVAAVAGYLRGLAELYRQLDGEGLLDGADEVWVTAGGSAFFDTVAEELAPLAGGRTRVVVRAGAYLAHDDGFYRGISPFGRRGAGEPLRAALHGWSRVLSVPEPGLALLDAGKRDLPFDLGLPTPQLVRGGKSLAGAELGAMNDQHGYLRGAEVEVGDVVRLGVSHPCTAFDRWNLIPVLDDADAAAPRVVDLVRTFF, translated from the coding sequence ATGCCGGACATCGACCGGGCCAAGGTGGCGGAACTCGCGGACGAGCGGCTGGACTTCCGGTTCAAGGCCGTCCCGGCCGAGGCCTGGGGGAGCACCGTCGCCGAGTACCTGGCCGGCGGGCCGGTGCTGGACGGCCTCGGCACCCCGCTGCTGACCCTGGACGCCGGGGCGCTGGAGCACAACCTGCGCACGATGGCGGCCTGGTGCGCGCAGGCCGGGGTGGACCTCGCCCCGCACGGCAAGACCTCCATGGCGCCGGCGCTCTGGCAGCGCCATCTGGACGCCGGGGCCGTCGCGATCACCCTGGCCAACCTGCCGCAGGTCCGGGTCGGCCGGGCCTTCGGGCTGGGCCGGATCCACCTCGCCAACACGCTGCTGGACCCGGCCGGGCTGCGCTGGCTGGCCGCCGAGCTGGCCGCCGACCCGGCCTTCCGCTTCGCCTGCTGGGCCGACTCGGTGCGCACGGTGGAGCTCATGTCGCAGGCGCTGCGCGGCGCGCCCGCCCCCGTCGACGTGTGCGTGGAGCTCGGCGCGGCGGGGGGCCGGACGGGCTGCCGCACCCTGCCCGAGGCCGTCGAGGTGGCCCGTGCGGTGCACGCGGCCCCCGGCCTGCGGCTGTCCGGGGTGAGCGGCTACGAGGGGCCGGTCGGCCCCGACTCCTCGCCGGGCTCGGTGGCCGCCGTGGCCGGCTACCTGCGCGGTCTGGCCGAGCTGTACCGGCAGCTCGACGGCGAGGGCCTGCTGGACGGGGCCGACGAGGTGTGGGTGACGGCGGGCGGCAGCGCGTTCTTCGACACCGTCGCGGAGGAGCTGGCGCCGCTGGCCGGCGGGCGCACCCGGGTGGTCGTCCGGGCTGGCGCCTACCTGGCCCACGACGACGGGTTCTACCGGGGCATCTCGCCGTTCGGCCGGCGGGGCGCCGGCGAGCCGCTGCGGGCGGCCCTGCACGGCTGGTCACGGGTGCTGTCGGTGCCCGAGCCGGGCCTGGCGCTGCTGGACGCCGGCAAGCGTGACCTGCCCTTCGACCTGGGCCTGCCGACCCCGCAGCTCGTCCGCGGCGGGAAGTCGCTCGCCGGCGCGGAGCTCGGCGCGATGAACGACCAGCACGGCTACCTGCGCGGCGCCGAGGTCGAGGTCGGCGACGTCGTCCGACTGGGCGTCTCGCACCCCTGCACGGCCTTCGACCGGTGGAACCTGATCCCGGTGCTGGACGACGCCGACGCCGCGGCGCCGCGCGTGGTCGACCTGGTGAGGACGTTCTTCTGA
- a CDS encoding tryptophan 2,3-dioxygenase, translated as MAGALGLRTRPGWESLASSGRQVGGRAMGELSDTGEDGAGGGEAAGVPRLDFGTADRGTPYARYARLAELHRLQQPRSTVEAEYAFLVTTQVMELLFDLLHHEWRLAQRALRADDLTAALAALGRGAHVQDVLTGSWDLLATLTPAEFGAFRPALGEASGFQSAAFLRLEFLLGNKNGALLRMYRDEPAGHAELTAALHAPSLYDDALALLDRRGVPVPHAASTGRHRADPAVVAAWRQVYTEPAHHDLARLGEALLDTAERVTRWRQRHYSAVKRAMGRRPGTGGSSGLDWLRRSAEQDVFPELWAVRDEL; from the coding sequence GTGGCGGGTGCGCTCGGCCTGCGGACCCGGCCCGGCTGGGAGAGCCTGGCATCCAGCGGGCGGCAGGTCGGAGGACGGGCGATGGGCGAGCTGAGCGACACCGGCGAGGACGGGGCGGGCGGCGGGGAGGCGGCCGGCGTGCCGCGCCTGGACTTCGGGACGGCCGACCGGGGCACCCCGTACGCGCGCTACGCCCGGCTGGCCGAGCTGCACCGCCTGCAGCAGCCGCGGAGCACCGTCGAGGCGGAGTACGCGTTCCTGGTGACCACCCAGGTGATGGAGCTGCTGTTCGACCTGCTCCACCACGAATGGCGGCTCGCCCAGCGGGCGCTGCGCGCGGACGACCTGACGGCGGCGCTGGCCGCGCTCGGCCGCGGCGCGCACGTGCAGGACGTGCTGACCGGTTCCTGGGATCTGCTGGCGACCCTGACCCCGGCCGAGTTCGGTGCCTTCCGGCCCGCCCTGGGCGAGGCGTCCGGCTTCCAGTCGGCGGCCTTCCTGCGGCTGGAGTTCCTGCTCGGCAACAAGAACGGCGCGCTGCTGCGGATGTACCGGGACGAGCCCGCCGGACACGCCGAGCTGACCGCGGCGCTGCACGCCCCGAGCCTGTACGACGACGCGCTGGCGCTGCTCGACCGGCGCGGGGTGCCGGTGCCGCACGCGGCGTCCACCGGGCGGCACCGTGCGGACCCGGCCGTGGTGGCCGCCTGGCGGCAGGTCTACACCGAGCCCGCGCACCACGACCTCGCCCGGCTGGGCGAGGCGCTGCTGGACACCGCGGAGCGGGTCACCCGGTGGCGGCAGCGGCACTACTCGGCGGTCAAGCGGGCGATGGGCCGGCGGCCCGGCACCGGCGGCTCAAGCGGGCTCGACTGGCTGCGGCGCTCCGCCGAGCAGGACGTCTTCCCCGAGCTGTGGGCGGTGCGCGACGAGCTCTGA
- a CDS encoding TIR-like protein FxsC yields the protein MSSEPAALDRLTALLADLGLAERTPVELAELLWLAARSTEGGAGPDTAGPPESRPLRPPPGPPGPARHHHRAEPDGGLDGVRPRTALHLSAAGPAGRLAPAAPAATPDAPMLARPLPLQRALRPLKRLVPDTRHRLLDEQATADRLAEALRGPGPVHWLPVLRPSSERWLDLHLVFDCGPTMALWRPLARELRTLFQQTGAFRQVTAGRLWADGRLAHRGIPDSRAAVLVLSDCMGPQWRAGRAGDRWHRTLAALARRLPVAVVHPLPERLWPLTPVAAVPGVFTSTEAGAPDAAYGFTPFVDLPPGRTGPVVPVLEPGAEWLANWARLVGSPTGGQVVGSALLLGTAAGGPPRYAEAGPDPEELSAEELVVRFRSTASREAFTLAGMTALTTPALPVMRLLQQAGLARPQPQHLAEIVVSGLLRERPGRPGYFAFRPGVRELLLHTLPRSTAHHALDLLIRVGGRIGDPGRAGAGTFPAWVETTRGGAVTLLEPRPFALVSPEAARLLGVAGAPVFTVAVPEHGLDDGVEDGAGEPLADPAADAVEAPPGPPEATALPDPDRSRAVLLLTTSRGAPGEVLEEQEYTALRDLAALAEALVDPALVGLDRRHIWLGEDDPDGFRRALQRAVQEAEDTLVVHVGGPLGAGEELGVAVGAGRWGQVHRPGLDWQGVVETVAGGRAARRLLILDGARTGVPPEPGGPVAVDPGSYQVVNLRHPVDRSVAGRLATAIRTGDPEGTERLTVHQLLELAMQNTPPAPPVTRIWPPSDGRPMVLARNAQLHHGTVESRPATHSGAARREPSGPEAPRPYFFLSHPDGPGDRAVDRLYQDLCEEVLQLTDLPSAVPPGFLDRSPELDSWSRWQITEALATCRVFVPLYSPRYFGSERCGKEWYGFARRAPRAGDGSEQRASGIVPVVWLPVPVAELPPAAGRLRFNHRSFGPDYQREGLLSLARTARHRSQYELVVHRLAVRIVQVAHETRIPPGRPLSWDVLANAFLTPADPR from the coding sequence ATGTCTTCTGAGCCCGCCGCCCTCGACCGGCTCACCGCCCTGCTGGCCGACCTCGGCCTCGCCGAGCGGACCCCGGTCGAACTCGCGGAGCTGCTCTGGCTGGCCGCCCGCTCCACCGAGGGCGGCGCCGGCCCGGACACCGCCGGCCCGCCCGAGTCCCGGCCGCTGCGCCCGCCGCCCGGGCCGCCCGGGCCCGCCCGGCACCACCACCGGGCGGAGCCGGACGGTGGGCTCGACGGTGTCCGGCCCCGGACTGCCCTGCACCTGTCCGCCGCCGGTCCGGCCGGCCGGCTGGCCCCGGCGGCGCCCGCCGCCACCCCCGACGCGCCGATGCTGGCCCGCCCGCTGCCGCTGCAGCGCGCCCTGCGCCCGCTCAAACGCCTCGTCCCGGACACCCGCCACCGGCTGCTGGACGAGCAGGCCACCGCGGACCGGCTGGCCGAGGCGCTGCGCGGGCCGGGCCCGGTGCACTGGCTCCCGGTGCTGCGGCCCAGCAGCGAACGCTGGCTCGACCTGCACCTGGTGTTCGACTGCGGTCCGACGATGGCGCTGTGGCGTCCGCTCGCCCGCGAACTGCGGACGCTGTTCCAGCAGACCGGCGCCTTCCGCCAGGTGACGGCGGGCCGGCTGTGGGCGGACGGCCGCCTCGCGCACCGCGGGATCCCCGACTCCCGGGCCGCCGTCCTGGTGCTCAGCGACTGCATGGGCCCGCAGTGGCGGGCCGGGCGGGCGGGGGACCGCTGGCACCGCACACTGGCCGCGCTGGCCCGCCGGCTGCCGGTGGCGGTCGTCCACCCGCTGCCGGAGCGGCTCTGGCCGCTGACCCCGGTCGCGGCGGTGCCCGGCGTGTTCACCAGCACCGAGGCCGGCGCGCCGGACGCCGCGTACGGGTTCACCCCGTTCGTGGACCTGCCGCCGGGGCGGACGGGGCCGGTCGTCCCGGTGCTGGAGCCGGGCGCCGAGTGGCTGGCCAACTGGGCGCGGCTGGTGGGCAGTCCGACCGGTGGCCAGGTGGTCGGTTCGGCGCTGCTGCTGGGCACGGCCGCGGGCGGCCCGCCGCGGTACGCGGAGGCCGGGCCCGACCCGGAGGAGCTGTCCGCGGAGGAGCTGGTGGTGCGGTTCCGCTCGACGGCCTCGCGGGAGGCGTTCACGCTGGCCGGGATGACCGCGCTGACCACGCCCGCACTGCCGGTGATGCGGCTGCTCCAGCAGGCCGGGCTGGCCCGGCCGCAGCCGCAGCACCTCGCGGAGATCGTGGTCAGCGGCCTGCTGCGGGAACGGCCGGGCCGCCCCGGCTACTTCGCGTTCCGCCCCGGGGTGCGGGAGCTGCTGCTGCACACCCTGCCGCGGTCGACCGCGCACCACGCGCTGGACCTGCTGATCCGGGTGGGCGGCCGGATCGGCGACCCGGGCCGGGCCGGCGCGGGCACCTTCCCGGCGTGGGTGGAGACCACCCGCGGCGGCGCCGTGACGCTGCTGGAGCCCCGGCCGTTCGCGCTGGTGAGCCCGGAGGCGGCCCGGCTGCTCGGGGTGGCCGGAGCGCCGGTGTTCACGGTGGCGGTCCCCGAGCACGGCCTGGACGACGGGGTGGAGGACGGCGCCGGCGAGCCGCTCGCGGATCCGGCCGCGGACGCCGTCGAGGCGCCCCCCGGGCCGCCGGAGGCCACCGCGCTGCCAGACCCGGACCGCTCCCGGGCGGTGCTGCTGCTGACCACCTCCCGCGGTGCCCCGGGCGAGGTGCTGGAGGAGCAGGAGTACACCGCGCTGCGCGATCTCGCCGCGCTCGCGGAGGCCCTGGTGGATCCGGCCCTGGTGGGGCTGGACCGGCGGCACATCTGGCTCGGCGAGGACGACCCGGACGGTTTCCGGCGGGCGCTGCAGCGGGCCGTGCAGGAGGCGGAGGACACCCTGGTGGTGCACGTCGGCGGTCCGCTGGGGGCGGGCGAGGAGCTCGGGGTGGCGGTCGGCGCGGGCCGCTGGGGCCAGGTGCACCGCCCCGGTCTGGACTGGCAGGGCGTGGTGGAGACGGTCGCGGGCGGGCGGGCCGCGCGGCGGCTGCTGATCCTGGACGGCGCGCGCACCGGGGTGCCGCCCGAGCCGGGCGGGCCGGTGGCGGTCGATCCCGGCAGCTACCAGGTGGTCAATCTCCGCCACCCGGTGGACCGTTCGGTGGCGGGCCGGCTGGCCACCGCGATCCGCACCGGCGACCCGGAGGGCACCGAGCGGCTGACCGTCCACCAACTCCTGGAGCTGGCGATGCAGAACACCCCGCCCGCGCCGCCGGTCACCCGGATCTGGCCGCCCAGCGACGGCCGCCCGATGGTCCTCGCACGGAACGCCCAACTGCACCACGGCACGGTCGAATCGAGGCCCGCGACGCATTCGGGGGCGGCCCGCCGCGAGCCGTCCGGCCCGGAGGCCCCCAGACCCTACTTCTTCCTCAGCCACCCGGACGGGCCCGGCGACCGGGCGGTGGACCGGCTCTACCAGGACCTCTGCGAGGAGGTGCTGCAGCTCACCGACCTGCCCTCGGCCGTCCCGCCCGGATTCCTGGACCGCAGCCCCGAGTTGGACAGCTGGTCCCGCTGGCAGATCACCGAGGCACTGGCCACCTGCCGGGTCTTCGTCCCGCTGTACTCGCCGCGCTACTTCGGCTCCGAGCGCTGCGGCAAGGAGTGGTACGGCTTCGCCCGGCGGGCGCCGCGCGCCGGTGACGGCTCCGAGCAGCGGGCCAGCGGCATCGTGCCGGTGGTCTGGCTGCCGGTGCCGGTGGCCGAGCTGCCTCCCGCGGCGGGCCGGCTGCGCTTCAACCACCGCAGCTTCGGCCCGGACTACCAGCGCGAGGGGCTGCTGTCGCTGGCCCGGACGGCCCGGCACCGCTCCCAGTACGAGCTGGTGGTGCACCGGCTCGCGGTGCGGATCGTGCAGGTCGCCCACGAGACCCGGATCCCGCCGGGCCGGCCGCTCTCCTGGGACGTGCTGGCGAACGCCTTCCTCACCCCGGCCGACCCGCGCTGA
- a CDS encoding trypsin-like peptidase domain-containing protein → MPDVRWLVRIAAAGPAGPLTGAGVLVSDREVLTCAHVVHGADTARVQLVSHPGLDPLAARVVLRGPWPRLPGGAGDVALLELERPLPDRTAAPAPFAALHQWARPPAPALVAYGFPAGHDAGLGSEIRLTRGGFRIAGELMQLEHEGTGMPLSPGFSGGPVVIAGTGEVVGLVTAALDTLGVPRGPEERGRPAVRLGQMLPLAEAARYVPQLADRLPGAALGADAVRELRLLLDADPPPADPLGLYRAAVGPLGAPDPPIRPATLWDAAWYLLCEVPRPPRGPHPVLAFARQVAEAAPDGECRRGLLAWLERHGDRPPGGVRRRERWRPILVEITPSGAGPAMFHVAVSAVRDGRIGAAETRTVPRPRLATAVRDRIDHELGRLEPDGAELVIFSLPRRWLTQPVHTWTRRRTDYGPLGADHAVVVVDAHRRADPAARRHLELKWEQLRSRPGTRLYLLGCTELPDDKRLYHRLRPPERTELPALPGPPRGAPYEPLLAAALRAGAPAVLWAQHPCGSDHGRDPICRSDRFLARLAEELADVAAADLPRRVRELRHEAEEAPDPAGHWAAGLVLLWEDPSVLPGPYRPYRVVPTSPPPYPAAPDE, encoded by the coding sequence ATGCCCGACGTCCGCTGGCTGGTACGGATCGCCGCCGCCGGCCCGGCCGGTCCGCTGACCGGCGCCGGCGTGCTCGTCTCCGACCGCGAGGTGCTCACCTGCGCCCACGTCGTGCACGGCGCCGACACCGCCCGGGTGCAGCTGGTCTCCCACCCCGGCCTCGACCCGCTCGCCGCGCGGGTGGTGCTGCGCGGCCCCTGGCCCCGGCTGCCCGGCGGCGCCGGGGACGTCGCCCTGCTCGAACTGGAGCGGCCGCTCCCCGACCGGACGGCCGCCCCCGCGCCCTTCGCCGCCCTGCACCAGTGGGCCCGGCCGCCCGCGCCCGCCCTCGTCGCGTACGGCTTCCCGGCCGGCCACGACGCCGGGCTGGGCAGCGAGATCCGGCTCACCCGGGGTGGCTTCCGGATCGCCGGCGAACTGATGCAACTGGAGCACGAGGGCACCGGCATGCCGCTCTCCCCGGGGTTCAGCGGCGGCCCGGTGGTGATCGCGGGCACCGGCGAGGTGGTCGGCCTGGTCACCGCCGCGCTCGACACCCTCGGCGTGCCGCGCGGCCCCGAGGAGCGGGGCAGGCCCGCCGTCCGGCTCGGGCAGATGCTGCCGCTCGCCGAGGCCGCGCGCTACGTCCCGCAGCTCGCCGACCGGCTGCCCGGCGCCGCGCTGGGCGCCGACGCCGTCCGGGAGCTGCGGCTGCTGCTCGACGCCGACCCGCCGCCCGCGGACCCGCTCGGGCTCTACCGGGCCGCCGTCGGACCGCTCGGCGCCCCCGATCCGCCGATCCGCCCCGCCACCCTCTGGGACGCCGCCTGGTACCTGCTCTGCGAGGTGCCCCGGCCGCCGCGCGGTCCGCACCCCGTGCTGGCATTCGCCCGGCAGGTCGCCGAGGCCGCTCCGGACGGCGAGTGCCGCCGCGGCCTGCTGGCGTGGCTGGAGCGGCACGGCGATCGCCCGCCCGGCGGGGTGCGGCGCCGCGAGCGCTGGCGCCCGATCCTGGTGGAGATCACCCCGAGCGGGGCCGGACCGGCGATGTTCCACGTCGCTGTCTCCGCCGTCCGGGACGGCCGGATCGGCGCGGCCGAGACCCGCACCGTCCCCCGGCCGCGGCTCGCCACCGCCGTCCGCGACCGGATCGACCACGAGCTCGGCCGGCTGGAGCCGGACGGTGCGGAACTCGTCATCTTCTCGCTGCCGCGGCGCTGGCTCACCCAGCCCGTGCACACCTGGACCCGCAGGCGCACCGACTACGGCCCGCTCGGCGCCGACCACGCGGTCGTCGTCGTCGACGCCCACCGCCGCGCCGACCCCGCGGCCCGCCGCCACCTCGAACTGAAGTGGGAGCAGCTGCGCAGCCGGCCCGGCACCCGGCTGTACCTGCTGGGCTGCACCGAACTCCCCGACGACAAGCGGCTCTACCACCGGCTGCGGCCGCCCGAGCGGACGGAGCTGCCGGCCCTGCCCGGCCCGCCCCGGGGCGCCCCGTACGAGCCGTTGCTCGCCGCGGCGCTGCGCGCCGGCGCACCCGCCGTGCTCTGGGCGCAGCACCCGTGCGGCAGCGACCACGGGCGTGATCCCATCTGCCGCAGCGACCGATTCCTTGCCAGACTGGCCGAGGAGCTCGCCGATGTCGCGGCCGCCGATCTGCCGCGTCGGGTGAGGGAGTTGCGGCACGAGGCGGAGGAGGCGCCGGATCCGGCCGGGCACTGGGCGGCGGGCCTGGTGCTGCTCTGGGAGGACCCGTCGGTGCTGCCCGGACCGTACCGCCCCTACCGCGTCGTACCGACCAGTCCACCGCCGTACCCGGCGGCCCCCGACGAGTGA
- a CDS encoding CU044_2847 family protein, whose product MSEYVEFLTADGAVVRVEGAATGSAAAPYGMQPVGRGGDAVVRAAETFEQALDGVRAAAESALTALRGGSLQPDEVEIEFGVKLSAEAGALIARTAADAHLTVKLTWSPGTSGGPAGH is encoded by the coding sequence ATGTCGGAGTACGTGGAGTTCCTGACGGCCGACGGCGCGGTGGTGCGCGTCGAGGGGGCCGCGACCGGCTCGGCTGCCGCACCGTACGGCATGCAGCCGGTCGGTCGGGGCGGCGACGCCGTCGTCCGCGCCGCCGAGACGTTCGAGCAGGCGCTCGACGGGGTCCGCGCGGCCGCCGAGTCGGCGCTCACCGCCCTGCGCGGCGGCAGCCTGCAACCAGACGAGGTGGAGATCGAGTTCGGCGTCAAACTCTCCGCCGAGGCCGGCGCCCTCATCGCCAGGACGGCCGCCGACGCCCACCTCACCGTCAAACTCACCTGGTCGCCCGGCACCTCCGGCGGCCCGGCGGGCCACTGA
- a CDS encoding 4'-phosphopantetheinyl transferase family protein gives MITAATAVAERADGAGGMGSGTARTAEPLAVVADSAAVLALPGLGEELLTAVERERAARFRRERNRLDFVAAHLLVRLCAARLLGIPAAAATLVQHCPDCDLDGHGVPALAGRPEVRLSMSHTEGVVAAAAGPVPVGVDVELLQTRGSLGDMHQRVLTDAESAAVAAHTDPAGAFLRQWVRKEAIIKIGRATLDTLREVDLSALPLDEPGPEPARHRHGDLHLVDLADRRRGVLAAVVSTADVRIGTADVPFADLG, from the coding sequence GTGATCACGGCCGCGACGGCCGTGGCGGAACGGGCGGACGGGGCGGGCGGGATGGGGAGCGGGACGGCGCGGACGGCGGAGCCACTGGCGGTGGTCGCGGACAGCGCGGCGGTGCTGGCCCTGCCCGGACTCGGCGAGGAACTGCTCACCGCGGTCGAACGCGAACGGGCCGCCCGCTTCCGCCGGGAGCGCAACCGGCTGGACTTCGTGGCCGCGCACCTGCTCGTCCGGCTGTGCGCGGCCCGGCTGCTGGGCATCCCGGCCGCGGCGGCGACCCTGGTGCAGCACTGCCCGGACTGCGACCTCGACGGCCACGGCGTGCCCGCGCTGGCCGGCCGGCCCGAGGTGCGGCTGAGCATGTCCCACACCGAGGGCGTGGTCGCCGCCGCGGCCGGGCCGGTGCCGGTCGGCGTGGACGTCGAGCTGCTGCAGACCCGCGGCTCGCTCGGCGACATGCACCAGCGGGTACTGACCGACGCCGAGTCCGCGGCAGTGGCCGCACACACCGATCCGGCCGGTGCCTTCCTGCGGCAGTGGGTCCGCAAGGAGGCCATCATCAAGATCGGCCGGGCCACCCTGGACACCCTGCGCGAGGTGGACCTCTCCGCGCTCCCGCTGGACGAACCGGGCCCGGAGCCCGCCCGGCACCGCCACGGCGACCTGCACCTGGTCGACCTCGCCGACCGGCGCCGCGGCGTCCTGGCCGCCGTGGTCTCCACCGCGGACGTCCGGATCGGCACCGCGGACGTCCCGTTCGCGGACCTCGGGTAG
- a CDS encoding Lrp/AsnC family transcriptional regulator produces MDTSTADPATLLDTLDRRLVCALQVDGRAGTGRIAEVLGVSARTVTRRLGRLLGSGTVQVVLMPDVRDRAVGALLLRVRVLRGRTDAVAHALAARPDVPFVDVMLGGQEVGAVVLTDAEARDHLLYGLLPATGAVLETDVHAALHLFADAGRWRSGHLTDEEAAALAPAPPTTAPPGRDDLDRRLLDLLGRDARRPHAALAAATGIPESTVRRRLDRLAAGGLLRTHATIDPRLLGMAVDANLWLDVPPGRLAEVGDALAGHPQVHGVLATSGRSNLMAAVFCPDHAGLYRFVTETLGPLGVDRAETAIVARAVKRAGVLPGGPHRR; encoded by the coding sequence ATGGACACCAGTACGGCGGATCCCGCCACCCTGCTCGACACCCTGGACCGCCGGCTGGTCTGCGCCCTCCAGGTCGACGGCCGCGCCGGGACCGGCCGGATCGCGGAGGTGCTCGGCGTCTCCGCCCGGACGGTGACCCGGCGGCTGGGGCGGCTGCTGGGCAGCGGCACCGTGCAGGTCGTGCTCATGCCAGACGTCCGGGACCGTGCGGTCGGCGCCCTGCTGCTGCGCGTCCGGGTGCTGCGCGGCAGGACGGACGCCGTCGCGCACGCGCTGGCCGCCCGCCCCGACGTGCCGTTCGTCGACGTGATGCTCGGCGGGCAGGAGGTCGGTGCGGTGGTGCTGACCGACGCCGAGGCCCGCGACCACCTGCTGTACGGCCTGCTGCCGGCCACCGGCGCCGTCCTGGAGACCGACGTGCACGCCGCGCTGCACCTGTTCGCGGACGCCGGGCGGTGGCGCTCCGGGCACCTCACGGACGAGGAGGCCGCCGCCCTGGCCCCGGCGCCGCCGACCACCGCACCGCCCGGACGGGACGACCTCGACCGGCGGCTGCTCGACCTGCTCGGCCGGGACGCCCGCCGCCCGCACGCCGCGCTGGCCGCCGCCACCGGCATCCCCGAGTCGACCGTCCGCCGCCGCCTCGACCGGCTCGCGGCCGGCGGCCTGCTGCGCACCCACGCCACGATCGACCCGCGGCTGCTCGGCATGGCGGTCGACGCCAACCTGTGGCTGGACGTGCCGCCGGGCCGGCTCGCCGAGGTCGGCGATGCGCTGGCCGGCCACCCGCAGGTGCACGGCGTCCTCGCGACGAGCGGCCGGTCCAACCTGATGGCCGCCGTCTTCTGCCCGGACCACGCCGGCCTCTACCGGTTCGTGACGGAGACCCTCGGGCCGCTGGGGGTGGACCGCGCCGAGACCGCGATCGTGGCCCGTGCGGTCAAGCGGGCCGGCGTGCTGCCGGGCGGGCCGCACCGCCGCTGA
- a CDS encoding inositol monophosphatase family protein, with protein sequence MQDLGTTVDGMAAAVRAVGAHLAAVQRPEPVPATTAAQALAAFRAVDGPAAAMLRERLGALRPSAGWWEDELTGEVPADGEWWVCDATDGAVQYLHGLPHWAVTATLVRDGEARAAVVHAPRSGATYTAARGGGARLDGRPIAPVPRGLEVALAATAHPPLVGGNDIARRRAGASMTALLGRVLAVRNLGPTALQVARVGSGHLGLFWEYGSDAGNLLPGALIAAEAGAVVTDAAGRPWSPAADSFLAAAPGPHAEAVAALAVVD encoded by the coding sequence ATGCAGGACTTGGGGACGACGGTGGACGGCATGGCCGCGGCGGTCCGCGCCGTCGGCGCGCACCTGGCCGCGGTGCAGCGCCCGGAGCCGGTACCGGCGACGACCGCTGCGCAGGCGCTCGCCGCCTTCCGCGCGGTGGACGGGCCGGCCGCGGCCATGCTGCGCGAACGGCTGGGCGCCCTGCGGCCGTCGGCCGGCTGGTGGGAGGACGAGCTGACCGGCGAGGTGCCCGCCGACGGCGAGTGGTGGGTCTGCGACGCCACCGACGGCGCCGTGCAGTACCTCCACGGGCTGCCGCACTGGGCGGTCACCGCGACCCTGGTACGGGACGGCGAGGCCCGGGCCGCGGTGGTGCACGCGCCGCGGTCCGGCGCGACGTACACCGCGGCGCGCGGCGGCGGTGCGCGACTGGACGGACGGCCGATCGCGCCCGTGCCACGCGGCCTGGAGGTCGCGCTGGCCGCCACCGCGCATCCGCCGCTGGTCGGCGGGAACGACATCGCCCGGCGCCGCGCGGGCGCATCGATGACCGCCCTGCTCGGGCGGGTGCTCGCGGTGCGCAACCTGGGGCCGACCGCCCTCCAGGTGGCCCGGGTCGGCTCCGGGCACCTGGGCCTGTTCTGGGAGTACGGCAGTGACGCCGGCAACCTGCTGCCCGGCGCGCTGATCGCCGCCGAGGCCGGTGCCGTGGTCACCGACGCGGCGGGCCGGCCGTGGTCTCCCGCCGCCGACAGCTTCCTGGCCGCGGCCCCGGGCCCGCACGCGGAGGCGGTCGCCGCGCTGGCCGTCGTCGACTGA